The genome window TTACGTCCTATTTCGACCCTGCCACACAACTCATCTATGCTATTGGAGCCGTGGTAGGTCTCATTGGAGGGGTTAAAGTGTACGGCAAGTTCAGCAGTGGTGACCCCGATACGAGCAAGACTGCGGCAAGCTGGTTTGGTGCGTGTATCTTCTTGATTGTTGCGGCTACCATTTTGCGTTCATTCTTCCTTTAATCCCTTGCTTTATGAATTACAATATCAATAAAGGCATTGGAAGAAGTGTAGAATTTAAGGGGTTGAAAGCACAATACTTGTTCATTTTCGCAGGCGGACTGCTTGGTACACTAATCCTTGTAATGATAATGTATATGGCTGGCGTAAACTCTTATATCTGCCTGTTGCTTGGAGCAGGCGGTGCTTCGCTGATTGTATGGCAGACCTTTTCATTGAACAAAAAGTATGGGGAACACGGGCTGATGAAAATTGGGGCAAGAAAAAGACACCCACGATACATCATCTGTCGCAAGCCTTTACACCGCTATTTAAAGTTCACTTCTAAATCGAATGCCTTATGAGAAATGTAGCCAAGACCACTACGCTGGAAAATAAGTTTCCATTACTGGCGGTAGAAAACAATTGTATTCTCTCCAAGGATGCAGACATTACCGCCTGTTTTGAAGTGCGTTTGCCGGAACTGTTCACG of Flavobacterium marginilacus contains these proteins:
- a CDS encoding DUF4134 domain-containing protein, which produces MEKERKKILLATMALLTGMGAMAQGDGSAGITEATQMVTSYFDPATQLIYAIGAVVGLIGGVKVYGKFSSGDPDTSKTAASWFGACIFLIVAATILRSFFL
- a CDS encoding DUF4133 domain-containing protein, whose amino-acid sequence is MNYNINKGIGRSVEFKGLKAQYLFIFAGGLLGTLILVMIMYMAGVNSYICLLLGAGGASLIVWQTFSLNKKYGEHGLMKIGARKRHPRYIICRKPLHRYLKFTSKSNAL